CACCGGGCACGACGTCCAGGCCCAGTGCGGTCAGGCCGTCGGCCAGGCGGTGGCGCAGGACGGCGGTGCGCTGCCAGCGCCGCTGGTAGTAGTCGGGGTCCTCCAGGGCCCGCACCGCGGCCACCTGGGTGGGCAGGCCGACCGCCCACGGCGGTGACCAGCGCCGGAGTTCGGCGATCGCTTCGGGCGGACCGACGAGGTGGGCGACCCGTGCCCCGCTGAGCGCGTACGCCTTGGACAATGAGGTCACCACGAACACCGAGGACGACGCGGCGGCGAACGGCGCCACGGAGCCGAGGTGGTGGGCCACCGGCAGCCCGGGGGTGGCGTCGGCGGCCTGCGCGTACCGCAGGTACGTCTCGTCGATCCAGATCCGGGTGCTCGCCGGTAGTTCGGCCAGAGCCGTTCGCAGCTCGGCGGTGTCGACCAGGCGGCCGGTCGGGCTGTTCGGGTTGACCAGCACCGCGAGGTCGTACCGCGCCGCCCGCCGCACGAAGTCCGCCGCGTCGAGGTCGTAACAGTCGTTGCGGTGCAACGGATATCGATCCACCTGACAACCGATGACCCGTTCCAGGACGTGCGCGTACTCGCCGTAGCTGGGGTCGGGCAGCAGGACGCGGGACGCCGCGGTGAGCCAGCGACCGAAGGCCAGGTAGATCAGCGCCGAGGATCCCGCCCCCGGCAGGACCGCCGCCGGGGGCACCGACCAGGCCCGGGCCACCGCGGCGACCAGGCCGCTGGCGCCGGTCGGTGGCGAGGTGTGCAGCAACCAGGGCAGGTGCGCCGACACCGCGTCCAGCACGCCGGGGGCCGGTGGGAACCAGGCGTCCAGCACGTCGGCGTTGACCACCCCGTGTCGCCGGTCGAGATCGGCGAAGTCCTCGCCGATGGCCGCGAAGAAGGCGCCGCCGTGGAAGCAGCCGTCGTCGGTCCCGACCG
This window of the Nakamurella flava genome carries:
- a CDS encoding histidinol-phosphate aminotransferase family protein — translated: MGPVTAPLRLALAGPAEREQIYRLRHAIYAVELGQHRPTPEGRLTDALDPTNDYLVALNGSTVVGFVSITPPSAGRWSLEKYLDRDRLPIRPGESVFEIRLLTVPGGARGGRMAAVLMAAALHRVRVAGGDRVIGMGRREVLGMYRRAGLRPVGLPVTSGAVHYEVMTASVAELVAAAAGHPGVTAALTAAVWDVAGVPAPTADWCSPEPSTATEPVGTDDGCFHGGAFFAAIGEDFADLDRRHGVVNADVLDAWFPPAPGVLDAVSAHLPWLLHTSPPTGASGLVAAVARAWSVPPAAVLPGAGSSALIYLAFGRWLTAASRVLLPDPSYGEYAHVLERVIGCQVDRYPLHRNDCYDLDAADFVRRAARYDLAVLVNPNSPTGRLVDTAELRTALAELPASTRIWIDETYLRYAQAADATPGLPVAHHLGSVAPFAAASSSVFVVTSLSKAYALSGARVAHLVGPPEAIAELRRWSPPWAVGLPTQVAAVRALEDPDYYQRRWQRTAVLRHRLADGLTALGLDVVPGVANFLLAHLPSSGPTAADLVSRAAAHRVFLRDVTSMGTVLGERAVRVAVKDEDGLARILSVVQTVFTDRETPARRR